One Cydia fagiglandana chromosome 5, ilCydFagi1.1, whole genome shotgun sequence genomic window, atatattaaaattaaaaataatgagagAAACAAGAAATATTTACTAAGAATATTGACAGTATAGTGAAAAGATTAGTAACTAATCACGTAAGTTGACAGGTAAAACTCGTACGAAAATCGGTTCGCACCGATTCGTGCGATACTCGCACGTACGTGAAAAAATCTCATACGAGAACCAGTTTATACGAGTCGAGAAATCGTATGCAAATATCTCTCTAGAACGCAGCTTCCCGTGTAAACTATTTCGCCTGGCGATCATCGCCATTCGAGTATCGCATGACATAATCGTAGGCGAGTTTTTATTTCTCGCATGaatgtaaacatttttattcgatAATCGCCTGACGATTATTGCATACGGTAATGTCATACGATTTCTCGCCCCAAAACCTGCGAGAAActcgcaccatgtaaatgggcctttagTCTACCAACTTGGCGGTTGTTAATATGTTTGAAGTAAacctaaaataacttctgcctATGAGTACCTGTACCTATATCATGTTTTGCGAATTTCTTTATTTGATAAATAGACTTGACTAGACCGTAaactaatacaaaatgcctatAAACCTTTATGGATCGCATAAACTCAAGTGTGCGTGCCGTTTTTCCAATATGGCGGCGGTAAACAAGGGCACTGTATTTTCTGAGGTCTACTCCTTAATCTGCATGAGTGGTGGCCTGGTACCTGGTACCATTAGAGTATTCGGAATTTTGAACGTAATATCATCTGTTAGTTAAGTTAGTGACTACCTTTTTGTTAAAGGCGAAGGGACCGACTTATTTGTACACATCTTTTTAAATCTGACTCACATCTTTTAGGTAAGCAATGTAAGCATCATGCTCCATCCTAAACTGCATCGGCACTTATCATCAGGTGAGCTTGTGGTCAAATGTTTACCTTTTTCCAATAAAAAACGCGTAACGTGAcggagtttatcattttttccccacctcaaaaagtgctcagcgccgctaaagaagttttcacttcaaaaaatgtGTGAACTAAATCATTTGCTAATTTTCGATCTAATAGCCATGAACCTGGGCTTCAATAGGGTGCAACCGGGCAAGCGTTATACTCGTAAGAGTTTAGATAGGGAggatttttttatgtgatagcaaacgagcagacgagccgcctgatgggaagcggtcatcgtcgcccatggacataatcAACATCACAGGAGCAACTTatgcgttgccgacccttgagaatcCTAAAATACCCGCtgcttcttgaagaatcccatgtcgtagcgcaaaggaaatacctcaGGAGGCAACTCATTCCACATTCTGCACGTTCTGGGAAAAACGAGCGAGATACCCGCTTATTCTTGGTGTACCATGTATCTTAGAAAAGAGGATAAACTTTGCTCCTTTGGCGGGTTCTTCCTAAATCCTTTCAGTGCGCAAGACACATGTGCTGTGTCATACATCTACGAACAAATTTTACTACAAGAGAGCTCTGCTACGAGCTGCATCGTAGTAATCGTAGCACTTTTACGTTGCGACTGCTaagctacgctcgtagcgctaCGCAGCAGCAAAGCGAAAAGTTCCCGGTGtaaagcaaaaaatatttgtaaaggCGTAGCTACAATATCGTTATTAGTGCTGAATGGGTTAAGCTGTCTTTTAATGTAAATCTTTATGCAGAAATTCAGAAACCAAGGCTAGAATGTCCGTTATTACCACGGTAGCaaattcgattaaaaaaattgttatttacctATTGCCATTTGGCCTGTACGCGCCTACACGCAATTCCAAAAACGAGCTTATACGCGTATGAAACGCTAGTCTGGGACCGCCCTAAACTAGCATTTTCAAGTTCGAATAGACCTCTAGATATCTGGCAACTAAAGCGGCTGTTGAAACATTTGAAGAGTCAGTATCGGCCTCGACAGACTGCTAAATATTTGGCAAAATTGCTGTACAGATTCTCTATTTTCTGTAACAATAGGGATGTTGCCGAGGTTGGCTGTATTATTTCACACTATGCACGTAATAAAGCATTAAGAAAATTATTGAAAACCATAAAACACTGAATGAAAGAAGTTTTGAATTTCGAAGTTGGCGGTTATCCGCGCtgtccttcgagcaacaccggcttccgacacatgCGCTGTCACTAAATGCAGGCAAGGGTCGAGTATTTGTTGACGACGTTTAGAGATTCGGGCGCGGGATCTGTTTTACGAGTGTGGGATAATCCGAGCCGTCCGGAAACCCTTCGTGTCCGGAAATCCCGGCCGTTATCCAGCTCCATTTACACATAAAATAGAAAGGGGTTGATATTGACAAATCGTCCTAGAATAAACAATCAATAACAATCACACATATGTAGATATGTAAATGAACATATGAGTGTTTTTTCTGTGAAATATTTTGTGATGCAGTTGTCAATCGATCCTAGTTAGCTGCGACAGCAATTTTAATCGATTTTATCAAGTTAACAGACAAGGTAGCTTCATTATTCATAACAAGGTTGGATGATATCCTTCCTTAATGTCTAAAAGGCCTCTAAAAAACTGTCTCGGTAAGAGCCAAGAGTAATGAAAATAAACTCATTTTATTAGATtaccttagatatatttatttatcacgTTCGTATCTGAAAAGATTTTTCTGAGAAGAATTCTAGTTATAATTTTTACTACACAAAAGTCTCCAATAAAACTTCTCAACAAGTTCAGAAGGCTACCTCTACCCTCCTCTACCCAAGGAATACAATAATTTATGTTCTGTGACTATACCTATTTTTACGAGCTTTCGTTCCTTTAAACTTACCCATGCgacccataataaaaaaaaatctatcccTCGGTTAGGTAATCCCACATCCCGTAATACAAGGGTTCGAGATCGACCACTCCGATCTCGTGACCCAGTTCCGAGGTTCGTCGACCGTGTGACGTCACTCCCCCGTCACCCTGGGGGTGTGTTTCGTTTGGAGGCCACACTCCGCGTCCGATCGCCGTCCGGGACTATCGTGCGAGTTTAACGGTTTTTAAAAAGTGCGTGAAACGGAACGGAATGACGATTAAAGGTAGGATTCgaaatttaaattgtttttaaactgTCGCGTTTAAACAGATGGTGGAGGTGCGCATGGATGGGATTAtcgcaaattttattttagaattaggtatttatttttcaaaatgaaTTTAAATCGGCGATGGGCAAATTGTGCTCGCCTGAAATTGGTGCAATACttacttgtttatttttttttaatgatggcCTCCGGTGTGACCTTGGGAAGAAAGATTTTTTCACAACTTACGTAATATAGTTGTGCGTGTTTTTCGGTTTAGATTTTGTCACGATAAACCTGTTATGCGGTTATATAATTATGATTTATGCTTTTATTGTTCATAACATTATTTCTATTCATTTGCATACAAATTAtgcggtaggtaggtatacaatcGATGTATAATAGGTCCATCCATTGCCTATAAATTGAAGTACTTCTAATGGGTCTTTTGTTCTTTTATATTTCTATTGCACATAAATAATGAACAACAATTGTCGCTTTTAAAAGTACATGTGTATGTACTTTATCTTAGATATTGCTATTATTCATactataattttaaaactataaGCACATTTTAAAGTGGTCATAAGCATAAGCCGTGAATTGAAATCTATTTCACACACTAAGTTGAATGAATATTCCATCTCTTTCTTTCGCTTCTGATCGAGCAAGAAAGGACTAATGCAAGCGATGACGTCACGGGAGTATTCTTGACGTCAGATATCACACATACAACTACATTAAAACACAAAGGATAAATATGAAGCATGTACTCCTGTGTGCTCCTGTCGCCCTGGTACAGTCCCCATCGGATATATCGCAGCAGCCAAGATAATCAAAAATATCCGAACGTGTACCCTTTAGCTTCTTGATAGAAGGcttttgttcagatatttgtgaataccTTGACCGCTTCGATATATTTCATGGCAACTGTACCTCGGATAAATTTGGGTCAATCTTGTTAGCGATTCTCTATGACCGATGCTATTTGGAGTTTCTCTAATGGGGTGAATAGGGTAGGGTATTGCCGAAAATGGAGATTTCCGGCGATTTCACCCTATTTGGAGGAAATGCTATCATTGGATCACGAaaacttttaatgaaaataaCAGACTCTAACTGGAACAGTTTGTCGCAAATATCATCGTCAAACCTACTACACAAAAATACTCGCAAATTTTAATACGAGTATCTTTTTTTCTAATTGAACTTTTTTTAAGTTCATAGCAAGTTCGTAGAGAAGGCGGATTGAACTTCATTGCATGCACCTTTATTCCTTGTTCATAGAAGCAAAATTTtaatgtacataataataataaaaaccgttTTCAAGGTTCATAAAGTTACGCTGATTTAACATTTTAGATTACTACTATGTAAAGTAtcatcccaccaaaaacattctgtaaaaaactagccaagtctcgatggagctgcttgtttatctctaaaaagtaatgaaatctagacaaagtcgtgccaattctaaggttccttactgcgatttctttattattatagttaatgttgtgtgacttggccgttgaagggtacacaagggtacaaaaccaggtgctccatgacaccattgcaccaatctgtcgccagaaccgctacccattgacgatggaaaattgccacttggaagacgttgattcaataaccagtcaattgtaggcttgataaagctgcgtatttcaataatacttatgtatgggcgagcctgaaacaaacccttctttttggtgcaatggcagattggtgcaatggtgtcatggagcacctggttttgtacccttgtgtacccttcaacggccaagtcacacaacattaactataataataaagaaatcgcagtaaggaaccttagacttggcacgactttgtctagatttcattactttttagagataaacaagcagctccatcgagacttggctagttttttacagaatgtttttggtgggatttcacttctttttgtagtgaaagcgttgcgagacttgcacctttttacatgtaatgtttttgatgggatctcatctctttttgtaggcagtccttcttttcgggtactcatacccatactatgtatacacatatcataactaaacatatcttcattcatactcacatcgtacatcgtagtgtacctttactttacctactatttgtaggaactgcaacagtaactttgtaatatcatatatttatatgggattacaaacttacttatgcagttcttagatctttaaaacgtgactgatattgcaatatttttaggttttccctttatgtggccattaaaccctaactctgtaccaaatttcagctctctgagtttatgggaagtactagttctattctgatgatcatgagtgagtttcataaatgcgaaactttgctttcgcttaacttcggaactaaatgacctacagacttgaaattttggattttaagtatgtgattatagcttactggatgaccaaaatttctgcgttctggtcttatccagaggttctcaaataggggcctgaaaatgcggcgaaatggttccagtaaaggatggtacggcagtgcttgcttcgcgctcgacttggcgggggcactgccgtgccccccgatattgTTGCCAGAAATTGTTCCAGCAATTTCACCTTATTTTAAAGACGTTATGCTACCTTAGAACTGTCAGTATAAACGAAAATTATTCCGCTAAGCTCCCTCATCTTACGTTTCGTTTTACAAGTGTACTTACTCGTTTTTAAACGAGGATGCTCAACGGCCGGCCGCGGCTTGACACGCTCCGGTTTATCATTTTTATGtcttcatttaaataaaaattgtactggtaaagtttaaataaaaatgttatgctTCTCGGAGTTTGAGAGTTCGAACCATAGCAATGAGTGTCTCGAAACTTGCGTCCGTCGCTCTCACTGATATTGTACAGTCACTAAAAGGTAAAGGAGAACGTGATGAATccgaactaatcccaataaggcctttCAAGTTTCAACTCTGATTTGAATGGTTAAATGGCAATCGCGCTCGTGAAAACTGGTGCCTGTGCCAATATTGGCAAGCGGACCTCGTTCTTTTAGTCAGACATAGCGAAGCCGGgacaatattaatttagttaatttaacTGTCTTCTTACGTAAGTTTTCGTTGACTATATCGATTCGTCTAGAAATAACCCGCCATAGTCTGCAAAACAAGCTTCTTTCATTACCAGACCTTGCATGTGAAGTATTAGGTATCTTCGTGAAACCTAGCTTTAGCTACCCTTTGTGCACGGAACCAAGTTAATGAGAGTATGGCGTGACCACAGTTTATCGATATTATAATTGTATCTTTTGATCAGCTGTGCCAGTTTGATGATTGAGTGCTtctaactagtttttatgtaggATGGAAGCTTTTGAATTAACGTTGTAAAACTGAACTTTAACGTTTTGTTATTATAAGGGAACATTTTAGAGAAACCTGTAACAAAAATGTTAACGTATAAATTACAAATCagatttttgaaataaataaaacagagtGACGTTTGTGGCGTATTTATCATTTGGAGTTGTCATGTGTCACGGCAAAATCCAAAAAGTAACAAGGTCAACGTCTTTTTAACAAAAATACTAATAGTTGTAAAATTGATATTTTGTTTATCGATAAGCTTAAGATTAATAAAATGAACTCGTTAATCTTTCTTTCCTACATTTTTAATGTCTCACATAATTATGACAAGCATAAGTTACAAAGCAAAAGACAAATAAACAGTGTTCTGATTGGCATCGATAATAGATTAGATCAATTAAAGGTTCTCAATCCTCCTGAAGTCAGCCATCGAGTAAAATGAATGCACTAAACTAACGTTCTCCTCGTCTCCATTTTGCAGAGCCTCTCGTAATGCGTGCGCCCGCGAGCGCGCGCGGCGCGGGAGTGCGCGGCGCCAGCGTGCCGCGGTGGGGcgacgcgcccgcgccgcccgccaccgACTACTCCGCGCTTGCGGCTCCGCAGTGTGCGCAGCCGCTGTACCCGTTCGACGAGCAGATCAACCAGCGGTTTGCTATATGGTAAGTAGGTAATCGGGTAGTTACTGTATATACAGTGTGAAAAACAGCGAGTTTTagaagattttctaaaactcgcttgcctcgcccgggactcgaaccgactaaaaattccaaaaaataaacactcgcaattttattctactagtcgatacagttaatgttaatgataacatttctccaagaaacattaggtattacactcgtctgtcgtactaaatatccataaaatctaatatttagtactcatgATTTTCAAGGCAAGCCAAATTGAAGCAAAAAGGAataatctttgaatgcagttttaaaaataaaggaattttcctttaagtaaaatcagccaacttaaggatttaaggctccAGGCCCGACTTATTTTTCCACACTATATAGTATAAGATTTACAAAAGCTTGTACTGCAGTATTGGCCTATAGTAATCCCGTGGATTCATACTGAAACCTCAATATGATGGACGGCCCTAAAACGTGCAAACCGTAAATCTTTCAATAATACCTAATCTTGTTTAACGTCAGCGAACTCGTTAGTATTATCGATACCTACCAATAACCGAGTCCATGACGCTCGTTCTGACGTCAGCTTTCCTAATCTTTTTGTGCATATACGGACAATAtgccataaaaatatatttgtaagctaataGACTAATCGAACATGATATGTAACGAGTTGAACAAATTGTAAAATTAGAATGTCGCTCCTGTGCTGACGGCAAGCTTTATAGCGAGAGATGGTAAAGATAAAGTTGGCATGCTttattatacaattttaatggCGAGTTTGATATCTACTCCCAACATGAAGTTGGCTTTGTGGTAACATAACATTACATTGTCACCGTTATGTAGGTATGCAAAAATTGCTAAATATAAGCTAAGCGCCATCGGAAATGGAAAATTGGTACAATTCTTTGAAAGATTTGACCAAAACATATTAATGAACACAATATgacataaaatacatattacaaTCTTATTTATACAGCGCAATAAGGCTGTGTTGTGAGTACTAGACGACGTCGATGATGTATATACATAATCGATAAttagatatagataaatacttaaatataagtacatatagaAAATATGCATAACTCGTGGTCAATTAATTATccgtgatgaacacacaaataaatgccctaacAGGATCTGAAGCTAAGTAGGGTCACTACGGACTAGGCGAGCCGAccgttaaaatatttttctttcaatAAACGCGAGTTTTTTCACTTTTCAGGCAAGGTGACATCACAAGCCTTGAGGTCGACGCGATCACGAACACCACCGATGAAACGCTGACAGAATGCAATGCGGTCAGCGAGCGGATCATGTCAGCTTGCGGCGCCGAATTGAAAGAAGAGATTGTGACGAGAGGCCATggtaattatttcttatcttCTTAGGGATAAGTTACTTACTCAAGTCAGTGTCTTGCCTGGGGTACGTTTCATCATAACATAACCAACCAACCAAATATAAGAAATCATCACAAAGAATGATAAAACGTTGTCATGCAATGCGGTCAGCGAGCGGATCATGTCAGCTTGCGGCGCCGAATTGAAAGAAGAGATTGTGACGAGAGGCCATggtaattatttcttatctACATAGTGCTAGGTTACCTACTCAAGCAAGGTGTCTTGCCTGGGGCACTTTTCAACGTAACATAACCAACCAACCAAATATAAGAAATCATCACAAAGAATGATAAAACGTTGTCATGCAACTCGGTCAGCGAGCGGATCATGTCAGCTTGCGACGCCGAATTGAAAATAGAGATTGTGACGAGAGGCCATGGTGAGACCATATAGAGTTGGTTAGATATCCACTCTTGTCATCCTCTCATGTCAGACATAACAAGCCTCGATTACGAGATCACGACTGATGAAACGCTGTCAGAAACGCAACTGcaaaaaaacattacaaaaaattttttacaAAGGGCTTCAGTAAAGGGAATGCATTCACTGTCACACtatcagtgccctgtttatcaaaagcttgtaacttgtaatacaagttgaagtccctttctaacaaaagctgtcaaaaaggtacttccacttgtatttgtatttgataaacagggcacaggtcCCAATTCTTTAGCATAACCTTTAAGATAAACCTGTTGTTAATGATACAATTTCTTGTGTTTCAGAATGCCGTACGGGCGAGGTGGTGGTAACTCCCGGCTTCAACCTCCGATGCCGGCACATAGTGCACACAGTGAGCCCCTCGTACAACCAGCAGTACCACACCGCGGCCGAGACCACGCTCCACAACTGCTACAAGTAAGTAGGGAAGTGGAATCaaggatctttctcttttactccaacgaagccGTAATTAGAgcgacagagaaagatgcccgcaatttacgtactttgattttcgcggttatagctcagGGTTATAGCAACCTTCGATGCTGGCACATACTGCACACATTCAGCCCCTCGTACGTGGAACTCTACgctttcacattgtccgatccgatgtCGGGTGTCGGATGACATTTGGAGAAATACGGCAGCTAGAAAATGCCCTATCGCATCTGGATTAgattttatttttgcattaacACTTTCTTTTCCAACAGACAATAATTTAATGcgtaaaacaatataaaaaggCATTTTTTACTTCTTGTTTCTTTGTCGTCgtatccgacatccgatatggGATCTAAATCGCTCTTAAGGGTAACTTTTTTACCGGTGAAATAGCACTACCGCGGGACTGTAGTCGTTTATACTTGTTTAGGGCTACTAGCGACATCTAGTATAAAAAGTACAAACTGTTGAGAATTCAACAGATGGCGCTTCAGCTCACATGATAGAGGGTTTCTCAAGATAAATTCACGCCGTAAAAATGTTTATCATCAAGGATAGTAATATAATTATGGTCGTGTATGAAAAAAATGAGCGTGAGTATACACTCCgagaaattaaaatgaaaaagaaATCACTACAAATTCGGATTCGCCGGTTGACTGTTATGGGATGTTATGTTGCCGTCACATTTGAGTGACTCAGTCGAGTTTAGATTTTGACGTACGACCGTAACTGaaccacataataaataatagtactaccatacagaaaggaaacttcctacaaaattcaagtttgacagcggttcagggtcgaatcatgctgccccttcctaatatatggcactatccctttcggctatttagggttgaaTTTgataaccctaaatagccgaaacgATAGTGCCATATATCTTCATCAAGGTATCATCCTATCTGTGGtggtgcacgcaaagggacgtcaagttgtgtccctaataattgctcggagcaatgctgagccgaacggagccgagtttgcccgaaagagtttcgcacccctgcctgaTCTGAAAACTAAATTAGTGGTAAGAGGATACGAGCTATCAGTTTGAAGAAGACAAAGATTCCATCTTCCTATATTGATAATGGTACATgtcagttttgaatgattcacagTGAGTGTTACTAGACTTATATCAATCGTCTCACACACCCGCTATCATCAGTTACCCGTAAACAAGATGcgtgtaactgcgtcgaaatatcgggagctcgaaaacaatacaaaaggtactCGTAATCACGATCACGGtgcatatcccggtcgatatagggaccgtgcgcgttggagggtctgccatcttgtgacctgaatcggaaacatatgtgtacatgtacattgccaaagcaagtgctacacCCATTCTCGTCTGTActtttccttgtgcatagtaggttctgccatcttgtgggctacatcggaagcataagcgacacatttacgcctcgcgccaaaagtCTCACGTCACCTATGCTGCACCCTATGGTTCATACACGGGGCTTATATCGTcgagtgacaagcaaaagtcactaagtaccgacaagttcatagccatagtgaaccatattagtatcTACTAAAAGTAGGTagatttttgtgtaattttttctTACTaattagcagtggcggcgcgtcaaacatatccataggcaagccggggctaatttggcttacatatttcctttacaactctgctcaaacgtccaataacaggcaagccggtgggaatcgggtTTTGTGGACGCGCCACCACTgctaattagtgacttttgcttgtcacctgacgatatgtaAGTCTAATGGTAAATGTGTTGCAGGAACGTGCTGTACTGCGCGGGCGAGCTGCACGCGCGCACGCTAGCGTTGTGCGTCATCGACACGCCGCGGAGGAACTTCCCGCCGGATTTAGCTGCGCATACGGCACTACGTAAGTAGCATACTGCACGTTAGTTACCGACAATGATACCTTC contains:
- the LOC134664755 gene encoding protein GDAP2 homolog — encoded protein: MRAPASARGAGVRGASVPRWGDAPAPPATDYSALAAPQCAQPLYPFDEQINQRFAIWQGDITSLEVDAITNTTDETLTECNAVSERIMSACGAELKEEIVTRGHECRTGEVVVTPGFNLRCRHIVHTVSPSYNQQYHTAAETTLHNCYKNVLYCAGELHARTLALCVIDTPRRNFPPDLAAHTALRTIRRYLEQNKTPQLVILACACGPDLALLAALAPLYFPRGAREADAARMRLSDPTPNERRIRIIHNPHEHNEDSAEDDTSFCDDDSAAAEAAEAAAAFARACAPDTQRLLAPPPARRRLDDHDQ